One Candidatus Thioglobus autotrophicus genomic window, TGTTAACCATTGAACTATTTGAGACTGAAAATGGTCTTGTCGTTAATGAAATGGCGCCTCGTGTACATAATTCGGGACATTGGAGTATTGAAGGCGCCAACACTTCTCAATTTGAGAATCATATTCGCGCTATTAGCGGTATGCCTCTGGGGGATACAACGCCCACACACAACTTTAGTGCTATGGTAAATATCATTGGAAAAATAGGCCCTGTCAAAATTGCGCTTAATATGGCAAATGCACACTTACACTTGTACGATAAAACTGAGCGTGATAATCGTAAACTCGGTCATATTAATATCACTGCCGACTCATTAGTAGCGCTTGAGAAAAGTATTGAACAACTTAAAGAATTTCTACCTAACTAACTTATACAACTAGGATTTATCACATGTCAGAACAATATAATTGGCCCTCATCAATGCTCTACCACCCAACGGGCGACCCTATTAACATCAAGCCTATTGATAACAATGAATCCTTTGGTACGGATGAACTAGAAACTTTTATTGGGGGCCCAATTGATCATATCAAACTGGATAATGGTATGCTGGTTATTAATGAGCAAGGTAAAGAAATGAACCTGCCTTTGAACGATATGGCCAGTAAAAATGGTTATTCTTTATATGGAAATTTGATCTTTGTGCCAAAAATAATTCAGGCTGAGCCTGTTAAGTTTGACATTAAAAACCTTTAAAGAATTCAAGTTAGCCAAATTCTTTTTCAAGATAAGCTTTAATATCGGCTGATTCGTACATCCAAGTAACACTGCCATTGTCTGTAATCTTTAAACAAGGCACTTGGACTTTACCCGCCTCCTTTAACAACTCTTCACGGTACTGGCCACCACGAGTCTGTGCGTCTCGAGTAACAATATTAATATTTAAGCCTCTAATTACCCTTCTACTCATAATACAAAAAGGACAGGCAAAGAATTGATACAATTCGATTTTTGCCGCTTTTGCATCTGCTAGCGCTTGCGCTTGCGCATCTCTTTTAACCTTTTTAACAGGGATTAATCGACTAACCAGCGCAATCAAAGCGCCAAATCCATTTCTAAAAGCTTTTAATAATAATTTCATGGTTTTATGTCCTATTTTGGTAAGCGGTGAGTGTGTTTTCTAGCAAAGTGGCAATGGTCATGGGGCCAACGCCACCGGGTACGGGCGTCATCCAACTGGCATTTTTAGTCGCTGAATCAAAATCAACATCACCCACTAGTTTTCCACTTTCTAATCGGTTAATACCTACGTCAATCACCACAGCACCCGGCTTAATCCAATCACCTTGAATCATTTGTGGAATACCTACTGCAGCAACAACCACATCGGCACGGCGTAATTTTCCAGATAAATCTTGGGTTTTACTATTGCAAATAGTCACAGTGGCACGAGCGTTTAAAAGCTCCATCAGCATCGGCCTACCAACAATATTAGAGGCACCTACAACTACACAATCTTTGCCGACTAAGTCAATACCTATTGTTGCTAACATAGTCATCACACCTTTGGGTGTACATGGGCGCAAATAAGCCTTATTTTGCATGAGTTTGCCAATATTTTCACTATGGAAGCCATCCACATCCTTTTGTGGAGAAATGGTCTCAATGACTAAATTTGCATCCAAATGCTTAGGCAATGGCAATTGCACCAAAATACCGTCAATTTTATCATTATTATTCAAACGCCTTATTTCATCAAGAAGCTCCTGTTGGGTAATATTGGCGGATTTATTGATTTTTTCTGAATAAAAACCCACCTCTTTACAAGCGTTGTCTTTATTGCGCACGTAGACTTCTGACGCAGGATCATCGCCAACTAATATCACTGCCAAACCTGGAGCGTGGTCTAATTGTTTAACCTTTTTAGCAATATCGTTGCGTAAATTTTGGGCAATTTGCTTACCATCAATAATGTTCATACTTATTCTTTTTTTTAATGTTGTTATGTTGCTAAAGCGCTGCGAACCTGGTCTAAATCTGCTTGTGTATCAACTCCAAATCCCGTCTCAGCACATGCAATGGCTACGTGAATACCAAAACCTTCATTCAATACGGTGAGTTGCTCCAGTTTTTCAACTTGCTCAAATCGAGAGTTATCCATCTCTAAATATTGTTTAATAAACGCCGCTCGGTAAGCATAAATGCCAATATGCTTATAGCAAAGTGATAAATCAAAATCTTGCTCATCTCTAAAATAGGGAATCGGTGCGCGAGAAAAATACAGTGCCTTGCCAAACTTATCAAACACCACTTTAACGCAATTTGGATCTAGATATTGTGCCTTATCAATCACTTGCTCGCATAAAGTCGCCATTTGCATTTGGCAAGCGCTAAGGTTATTGGCAACCTGATCAATCACGCTTGGGCTTAACATCGGCTCATCACCCTGAACATTGACCACAATCTCATCATCGGAAATATTAAGTTGCGCAATAACTTCAGCAATTCTTGCAGTGCCAGAGCTGTGATCTTTATCAGTCATGCAAACGCTTGCACCAAAGTCTTCGGCCACTGTTTTAATGCGCTCGTCATCGGTTGCAATAATCACCGTTGAAGCGCTACTTTTTAGTGCATTTTCATAGGTGTGTTGAATTAGCGGCTTGCCGTGGATATCTTTGAGTAATTTGGCTGGCAGCCTACTAGATGTATAACGAGCTGGAATAATAACGCTAAAATTCATGGGTTAGTCTAGCTTTCTAGCCTCTTCTTCGAGTAACACCGGAATGCCGTCATCAATCGGATAAGCCAGGCCGCTTGCTTCACAGATTAGCTCATCACCCACCTGCTTTAAAGGTGCTTTAGATTTCGGACAAACTAAGAGTTTTAATAGAGCTTCATCAATCATAATTTTTCAGCTAATTTATTTAAAAAGTCTTTGCCAATATCAAGGTCTACTTTTAAGTAATACATCTTATCATTGGCAAACTCTCTACATTTTACCCAATCTTTAGCAGTCATGATTATTGGATAATTATCTTCAAATGCTAGATCTTGCGCTTGATACGGATAATGATCCTCAAAAGCCTGTTTTTGTACGTCGATGTTGAGCTGCGCCAAGGTGTTAAAGAAACGCTCAGGATGGCCAATACCAGCCATACCATGACAAGTTTGATTCTTAAAAAAATCAAGCGGAAATTCTTCTTCACTGCGCATATGAACAAATTTTACGGGTTTCAATTGAACAGAAACCTCTCCAGGAAATACGCCGCCATTATTAATAATGAAATCAACCTGCTTAAGTCTATTTTGTGACTCTCTCAAAGGTCCAGCAGGTAGGAAAAACTGATTACCAAAACGTCGATTACCATCAATCACTGCAATTTCTACCGTTCTGTCCATCGCGTAATGTTGCAAACCATCATCACTAATAACCAGATCAACTTGATGTTGATCAATTAAATCTTTGACCGCCTGAGATCGATCTTTATTGACCATAACTGGCACCCCAGTTGATATGACAATGAGTAACGGCTCATCACCCGATAAAGCAACATTGGTATGTGCATTAACCAATAAACTGCCTTGCGTATGAGTGCCACCATAACCTCTAGATACTACCCCAACTCGCCTGCCTTGCTGTTTAAAATATTGCACAAGCTTAATAACAACAGGGGTTTTTCCACTGCCGCCAACAGTAATATTACCCACCACTATCACTGGAACTTGAAAATGATGCGTTTGCAAAATACCCCATCGATACAAAGCTCGACGCAACTTACTTAGCGCATAAAAAACACCAGAGACTGGCCACAACAAGTAATTAACAACACCTCGAGTATTTAAATCCATTAGACTCTATTTAAAGCACTCGCCTTTATTGTCGTATTTTTTTTCGCTAAATCTAAGGACACCAGCAGAAATAGTTAGAATAAGAATAGAGACAACCATAATTAACAAATTAAATTTATCGGTTGACATTAATGCCTTCATGTCGATCACCATAAAACGAGTAATGGCAGTGATGGCGATAAAAATTAGAAAAATCACGGGCAGGCGGTGTGTTTTGAAATAAATACCCGTCATAGCGCCTAACTCTAAATAGATAAAGAGTAGCAAGATATCCTTCAAGGAAGCAAATCCAGATTCATGTTGCATGATAATGATATATTCCCCAATAGCCGACCAAACAATTGTTGCACCAATAACAAACAAGCCAACAATATGAAACGTTTCAATTAAAAAATCTCCTAATTGATCTATCCTATCTTTCAATGCAATCTTCTCCATTTTTTCTCCTCAGATATTTAGTTATTAGTAAAGTGCTAATTATGACAAAATATCACCACCATGAGTATTGAATTTGACATTTCCAACCAGTATTTACGTTCTAATCGTAAAAAAGGCTTCATTTCCTTTATTTCTGGCGTTTCTATGGTTGGCCTTATTTTAGGTGTAATGACACTTGTCACGGTTTTATCGGTCATGAACGGCTTTCATAAGGAACTTCGAGAGCGTGTACTCAGTGCTATTTCTCATTCATATATTAGCGAACATGGTGGTGCACTCAGCCATTGGCAAGATCTACAAACAAGCATCAATCAACATCCAAAAGTACTCAGCACTTCGCCTTATATTGAACAGTACGCTCTATTAAGCACTGCTAATGGCGCACAAGGTATTAGTGTCAGAGGTATTATTCCTAAATGGGAAAAGCAAACCTCTGCCCTACTGGACAAAATCAAAACTGGCTCTAGTGAATTATCAAAATCTGATATTTTGATTGGATCAGGACTTTCGGCCCAGCTAGGCGCCCAAGTAGGAGACAAAATTACCTTGTTGACTCCCAAACTATCATCCAATATCATGGGAATCCAGCCTCGATTTAAACGCTTTACTGTGACTGGAATCTTTGACGCCGGTATTAATGAATATGACAATAATTTAGCTTTTATTGCACTCGGTCAAGCTCAAAAACTATATTCGATGAAAGGCCAAGTATCTGGTATTCGCCTTAAAGTAGACAACTTATTTCAAGCCAAAAAAATCACTCAAGAGGTGGTTTCCAGCTTAGGCGTTGATAAATATTACGGTATTGATTGGACACGCCAAAAAGCAAACTTTATGAAAGCGCTTGAACTTGAAAAACAAATGATTGGCGTGATTTTGTCGTTGATTGTGGCGGTCGCTGCTTTTAATATTGTCTCTATGATGGTTATGGTAGTCACTGATAAAACGGCTGACATCGCCATTTTACGCACACTGGGCATGACCCCTAAACGCATTGTTAAAATATTTTTCTACCAAGGCTTGACCATTGGCATCATTGGCATTACCGTTGGCATCATACTGGGCGTGCTATTATCACTTAATATCGAAGTTATTATTAGTGGCATTGAAACCATACTAGGATTTGAATTCTTCCCAAAAGAGGTTTTTTATATTAATCGATTTCCTTCTGAAATTCATCTGAATGATATTGTTAAAGTGGCGCTTGGTGCTTTTATATTAGTCTTACTTGCATCGATTTACCCCGCCAAACGTGCAGGAAAAGTTACCATTGCCAAGGTGTTGAATCATGAGTAATCTAATTGAATGCCACGATATTAACTATCAGTATCGTGACGGTACTCAGAGTAACAAAATTATTCAACACCTAGATCTTGAGGTGGCAGCGGGTGAGTCTGTTGCCATTCTTGGGCAATCTGGCTGTGGAAAATCAACTCTACTTAATCTTTTGGGCGGCATTGACCAGCCTGACAGCGGGCAAATTATCATTAACGATACTGATATTAACACCCTAAATGAAACTGAAATGACTAATTTTAGGGCTAAAAATCTAGGATTTGTATATCAATTTCATCATCTACTTAAAGATTTTAACGCCCTGAAAAATATCATGATGCCTCTGCTAATCCAAGCAGATGCTCAGGCTCAAAATAAGGCTATGCAAATGCTAAAAAAGGTCGGCCTTGAAGCTAGAGCAAGCCATCTTCCTAGTGAGCTATCAGGGGGAGAGCGCCAAAGAGTGGCGATCGCTCGAGCACTTATCACGCAGCCAAAATGCTTACTAGCAGACGAGCCTACGGGCAACTTAGATGGTAAAAATGCACATGAGATTCTTGATTTAATGATGGACCTAAATCAAACGCACAACAATTCGTTAATTATTGTCACTCATGATGAAAATATTGCTGCCAGAATGCAGCGAGTTTTAGTGCTTGAAAATGGGCAATTTAGCGAATAGCTGAACTCTGCCTAGTAAGTGTGTTGTTATCATCAACATAACACAAATTCGGTGCATAGTTTTTAAGCTCATGCTCATCATAGCTTGCATAGGCAGCAATAATAAGTAAATCGCCAACTGCCGCTTTATGGGCAGCAGCACCATTCACTGAAATCACACCACTATTCTCTTTGCCTCGTATGGCATAGGTTGTAAACCGATTACCATTAGCAATATTATAAATCTGAATTTGCTCAAAAGCCTGAATGCCAGCAGCATCCAATAAAATCCCGTCAATCTCACAAGAGCCTTCATAATCAAGCTCTGAGGCCGTAGTGGTAACGCGATGTAGTTTTGCGTTTAAAAAGGTTCTTTGCATAATATGTTTATTTTAAATTTAATACCTTGGGGTTTTGCAAGTATTTTTTATTTTCTACGAAGTAAATTAAGTAAAGTTTTTTAGAATTTTCAAGGCAAATTATTTTTATAACGTAGGCGCATACACAAAGTATGCAACAAGTGATAAAACTAATTTAACACAGAAAAAATAAAAAACTAGCTTAGTAGCTGGATCATAATACCTGCGGCAATAGCAGAGCCAATCACACCTGCAACATTCGGCCCCATGGCGTGCATCAGTAAGAAGTTGTGTGGATTAGATTCCAGACCAACTTTGTTAGAAACACGTGCTGCCATTGGTACAGCAGAAACACCTGCTGATCCGATCAAAGGGTTAATTTTATTCTTACTAAATAGATTCATTGTCTTCGCCATTAATAAGCCACTTGCTGTACCGATTGCAAAGGCCACCATACCTAATAGCAAAATACCTAAAGTTTCTGGCTGTAAGAATTTGTCTGCCATTAGCTTCGAGCCAACCGCCAAGCCTAAAAAGATTGTCACAATGTTAATCAGAGCATTTTGTGTAGTATCGCTTAAACGATCTACAACACCTGATTCTTTCATCAAATTACCAAAAGCAAACATACCTAGTAATGGCGCTGCGTCAGGTAGCAGTAAAGCGACCAACATCAGTAGCATAATTGGAAAGATAATTTTTTCCGCAGTGGACACTTCTCTTAATTGCACCATTTCTATTTGACGTTCTTTTTCAGTGGTCAGTGCACGCATAATTGGCGGCTGAATGAGTGGCACAAGCGCCATATATGAATAAGAAGCAACCGCAATAGCGCCTAATAATTCAGGTGCTAATTTACTCGCAACATAAATACTAGTTGGGCCATCTGCACCACCAATAATACCAATCGCTGCTGCGTCTGTCAGACTGAAATCAAACACCCCTATGGCGGTAAGAGCCATAGCGCCCAATAGCGTTGCAAAAATACCAAATTGCGCCGCAGCACCTAATAACAATGTTTTTGGATTAGCCAGTAGCGGACCAAAGTCGGTTAATGCGCCCACACCCATAAAAATGATCAAAGGAAAAGCACCAGACTCAATACCCACCACATAAAACACGTGCAAAATACCACTGCCTTCTGCAATGCCTGCGCCAGGAATATTGGCCAAAATCGCACCAAAGCCAATTGGCAACAACAATAATGGCTCAAATTTTTTAACAATAGCTAAATAAAGTAGCAGTATGCCAATTAATAGCATAAGGCCTTGGCCCCATACCATTTGATACAAGCCTGTGTTAAGCCATAATGAATTTAATTGTTCCATAATAAGCTCTGGTTGATTAGGCTAAAGATAACAAGGCTTGACCAACAGTTACTGCGTCACCTTCTTTAATATTGATTTCTGTGACTACACCACTTCTAGCAGCTTTGATTTCTGTCTCCATTTTCATCGCTTCAAGAATCACCAGCACATCACCTTCATTAATTTTTTGATTAAGCGAAACCATCACTTTCCAAATATTACCCGAAAGTGGTGCGCCAATTGCTTCTCCGCCTGTTGCTGGTACTTCACTAACAATCTCTTTCTCAGCCGCTGGTGCAGCCGCTGTTGTTGCATCAGAAGATGCTTTCATTGAAGTAACGTCACCGCCTGCAGAGACATCAACTGTATAAGAATTACCCTTAAAAGAAACCGTGTAAGTGCCCTCTTCACTATCAGGCGCAACACAATTATTAGTTTCTTGTGGTACCGGCTCAAAGAAATCAGGATTGTTGCGATTCTCTAAAAAGGAAATACCCACTTGAGGAAATAAGGCATAGGTCATTAAATCGTCAATTTTGTTAGCAGCTAGCTGAATGCCTTTCTCAGCAACTACTTTATCAAACTCTTGCTCTAAAATATGCATCTCTGGTGCAATATTATCAGCAGGACGACATGTAATTGGCTCAGCTCCATCGAGTATTTTTACTTGCAATGCTTGGTCCACAGGTGCAGGTGTTGCACCATATTCACCTTTTAGCACACCAGCCGACTCTTTCGTAATAGTTTTGTAACGCTCACCCGTCAATACGTTTAGTACAGACTGTGTGCCAACAATTTGAGAAGTTGGCGTTACTAAAGGAATATAGCCTAAATCTTTGCGTACGCGTGGGATTTCTGCCAACACTTCATCCATCTTATCTGCTGCATTTTGCTCGCGCAGTTGGTTTTCCATGTTGGTTAGCATGCCACCAGGCACCTGAGATAGCAAGATACGCGAATCAACACCTCTTAAAGAGCCTTCAAATTGCGCGTATTTGCAGCGAATAGGTCTAAAGTAGGCATCAATCTCTTCTAGTTTTTCTAGGTCAAGTCCAGTTTTTCTAGGGCTATTTTCTAAAATAGAAACCACAGAGTTTGTTGCAGAGTGACCATAAGTCATACTCATTGAGCCAATAGCCGTATCAACACGGTCGATGCCCGCTTCAACTGATTTAATAATGGTTGCTGTTGAAAGTCCTGTTGTCGCGTGTGCATGCAACTGAATTGGAATATCAATCTCTTCTTTGAGTTGTTTAACCAAATCATAGGCAACATAGGGCTGCAATAGTCCGGCCATATCTTTAATACATAAAGAATGTGCACCCATATCTTCAATTTGCTTGGCCATATCTAGCCAAGTTTGCGCATTGTGCACAGGACTAACCGTATAAGAAATAGTTCCTTGAGCATGCTGGTCTAACTTAACTGCTTGATCAACGGCTGTTTTTAGATTTCTGACATCATTCATCGCATCAAAAATTCTAAAGACACCGACGCCATTTTCTGCACAGCGATCAACAAATTTACGTACGACATCATCACTATAGTGGCGATAACCTAAAAGATTTTGACCACGTAACAACATCTGCTGTGGCGTATTTGGCATAACCGCTTTAATTTCACGAATACGATCCCAAGGATCTTCACCCAAATAACGAATACAAGAATCAAATGTAGCACCGCCCCATGACTCGATTGACCAGTAGCCAATTTTGTCGAGCTTGTCGGCAATTGGCAACATGTCGTCAATGCGCATGCGTGTTGCAAATAAAGACTGATGTGCATCTCTAAAGACTAATTCTGTAATCTCTACTTTCTTAGTCTCAGCTTTATTTGGTTTTTTGGTCATATTTTTTAGAAAATTTAGCATAATCCTTATGCTCCCCTATGCATCTTGATTGCTTGTTCGATCACGAACTTTGTCTCTTCATCAATTTCTTGTTCAAGAGTTGTTGTATTGCTGCCATGCTCCGGCTCATCACTAATCCGAGCCTGAAGTTTTTGAATAATAACTGACATCAATTTGGTTACAAAGACTAGTAATGTCAAAAACAAGAAAACAAACCCCATACCAAACATGGTTAGGTTTAACGCTTGCGTCAAAAGATCTGCTTGTTCCATAATTACTACCCCCTATATTAATTTGGTACCGATGGACGGGGTCGAACCGTCACTCCGTGAGGAACCGGATTTTGAATCCGGCGTGTCTACCAATTCCACCACATCGGCAATAAACTGCTTTTTACTTATGTCTAAAAGTAATTCTACCCTTGGTTAGATCATAAGGTGTCATTTCAACGGTTACCTTATCTCCTGGTAAAATACGAATGTAATGTTTACGAATTTTTCCAGAAATGTGCGCTAAAACGCTGTGGCCATTTTCTAACTCAACCGTAAAAGTTGTATTAGGTAGCTTTTCTTTGACCACGCCTTCTAACTCAATGTAATCGCTTTTTGACATATATAATATAAATTCAAACCAAGTAAATTGTGAAATTTTACCCGAATACCAGCCCGTGGACAGAAAAACCGAACCACTCTTCATGATTTGAAATAAGCTATAATTAGCCTACTTTTAACTAACGTTAACTACCAATGCAATTAAGTTTTGAATTTTTCCCGCCTAGAACAGATCAAGGCAAACTAAATCTTAAACAAGTTCGTCAAGAGTTATCCGCTATTAAGCCGCATTATTTCTCAACCACGTTTGGCGCTGGCGGCACTACGCAAGAGGCAACGCTAGAAACGGTATTAGATATTCAAGCAAATGATGGCGTCTCAGCAGCGCCACACCTTTCTTGTATTGAT contains:
- the lpxK gene encoding tetraacyldisaccharide 4'-kinase, whose amino-acid sequence is MDLNTRGVVNYLLWPVSGVFYALSKLRRALYRWGILQTHHFQVPVIVVGNITVGGSGKTPVVIKLVQYFKQQGRRVGVVSRGYGGTHTQGSLLVNAHTNVALSGDEPLLIVISTGVPVMVNKDRSQAVKDLIDQHQVDLVISDDGLQHYAMDRTVEIAVIDGNRRFGNQFFLPAGPLRESQNRLKQVDFIINNGGVFPGEVSVQLKPVKFVHMRSEEEFPLDFFKNQTCHGMAGIGHPERFFNTLAQLNIDVQKQAFEDHYPYQAQDLAFEDNYPIIMTAKDWVKCREFANDKMYYLKVDLDIGKDFLNKLAEKL
- a CDS encoding DUF3846 domain-containing protein → MSEQYNWPSSMLYHPTGDPINIKPIDNNESFGTDELETFIGGPIDHIKLDNGMLVINEQGKEMNLPLNDMASKNGYSLYGNLIFVPKIIQAEPVKFDIKNL
- a CDS encoding phosphate-starvation-inducible protein PsiE, with translation MEKIALKDRIDQLGDFLIETFHIVGLFVIGATIVWSAIGEYIIIMQHESGFASLKDILLLFIYLELGAMTGIYFKTHRLPVIFLIFIAITAITRFMVIDMKALMSTDKFNLLIMVVSILILTISAGVLRFSEKKYDNKGECFK
- a CDS encoding sodium ion-translocating decarboxylase subunit beta; translated protein: MEQLNSLWLNTGLYQMVWGQGLMLLIGILLLYLAIVKKFEPLLLLPIGFGAILANIPGAGIAEGSGILHVFYVVGIESGAFPLIIFMGVGALTDFGPLLANPKTLLLGAAAQFGIFATLLGAMALTAIGVFDFSLTDAAAIGIIGGADGPTSIYVASKLAPELLGAIAVASYSYMALVPLIQPPIMRALTTEKERQIEMVQLREVSTAEKIIFPIMLLMLVALLLPDAAPLLGMFAFGNLMKESGVVDRLSDTTQNALINIVTIFLGLAVGSKLMADKFLQPETLGILLLGMVAFAIGTASGLLMAKTMNLFSKNKINPLIGSAGVSAVPMAARVSNKVGLESNPHNFLLMHAMGPNVAGVIGSAIAAGIMIQLLS
- the infA gene encoding translation initiation factor IF-1, translated to MSKSDYIELEGVVKEKLPNTTFTVELENGHSVLAHISGKIRKHYIRILPGDKVTVEMTPYDLTKGRITFRHK
- the folD gene encoding bifunctional methylenetetrahydrofolate dehydrogenase/methenyltetrahydrofolate cyclohydrolase FolD, which codes for MNIIDGKQIAQNLRNDIAKKVKQLDHAPGLAVILVGDDPASEVYVRNKDNACKEVGFYSEKINKSANITQQELLDEIRRLNNNDKIDGILVQLPLPKHLDANLVIETISPQKDVDGFHSENIGKLMQNKAYLRPCTPKGVMTMLATIGIDLVGKDCVVVGASNIVGRPMLMELLNARATVTICNSKTQDLSGKLRRADVVVAAVGIPQMIQGDWIKPGAVVIDVGINRLESGKLVGDVDFDSATKNASWMTPVPGGVGPMTIATLLENTLTAYQNRT
- a CDS encoding ABC transporter ATP-binding protein, with amino-acid sequence MSNLIECHDINYQYRDGTQSNKIIQHLDLEVAAGESVAILGQSGCGKSTLLNLLGGIDQPDSGQIIINDTDINTLNETEMTNFRAKNLGFVYQFHHLLKDFNALKNIMMPLLIQADAQAQNKAMQMLKKVGLEARASHLPSELSGGERQRVAIARALITQPKCLLADEPTGNLDGKNAHEILDLMMDLNQTHNNSLIIVTHDENIAARMQRVLVLENGQFSE
- a CDS encoding lipoprotein-releasing ABC transporter permease subunit, translating into MSIEFDISNQYLRSNRKKGFISFISGVSMVGLILGVMTLVTVLSVMNGFHKELRERVLSAISHSYISEHGGALSHWQDLQTSINQHPKVLSTSPYIEQYALLSTANGAQGISVRGIIPKWEKQTSALLDKIKTGSSELSKSDILIGSGLSAQLGAQVGDKITLLTPKLSSNIMGIQPRFKRFTVTGIFDAGINEYDNNLAFIALGQAQKLYSMKGQVSGIRLKVDNLFQAKKITQEVVSSLGVDKYYGIDWTRQKANFMKALELEKQMIGVILSLIVAVAAFNIVSMMVMVVTDKTADIAILRTLGMTPKRIVKIFFYQGLTIGIIGITVGIILGVLLSLNIEVIISGIETILGFEFFPKEVFYINRFPSEIHLNDIVKVALGAFILVLLASIYPAKRAGKVTIAKVLNHE
- the panD gene encoding aspartate 1-decarboxylase → MQRTFLNAKLHRVTTTASELDYEGSCEIDGILLDAAGIQAFEQIQIYNIANGNRFTTYAIRGKENSGVISVNGAAAHKAAVGDLLIIAAYASYDEHELKNYAPNLCYVDDNNTLTRQSSAIR
- the kdsB gene encoding 3-deoxy-manno-octulosonate cytidylyltransferase, which produces MNFSVIIPARYTSSRLPAKLLKDIHGKPLIQHTYENALKSSASTVIIATDDERIKTVAEDFGASVCMTDKDHSSGTARIAEVIAQLNISDDEIVVNVQGDEPMLSPSVIDQVANNLSACQMQMATLCEQVIDKAQYLDPNCVKVVFDKFGKALYFSRAPIPYFRDEQDFDLSLCYKHIGIYAYRAAFIKQYLEMDNSRFEQVEKLEQLTVLNEGFGIHVAIACAETGFGVDTQADLDQVRSALAT
- a CDS encoding glutaredoxin domain-containing protein; the protein is MKLLLKAFRNGFGALIALVSRLIPVKKVKRDAQAQALADAKAAKIELYQFFACPFCIMSRRVIRGLNINIVTRDAQTRGGQYREELLKEAGKVQVPCLKITDNGSVTWMYESADIKAYLEKEFG
- the oadA gene encoding sodium-extruding oxaloacetate decarboxylase subunit alpha, yielding MTKKPNKAETKKVEITELVFRDAHQSLFATRMRIDDMLPIADKLDKIGYWSIESWGGATFDSCIRYLGEDPWDRIREIKAVMPNTPQQMLLRGQNLLGYRHYSDDVVRKFVDRCAENGVGVFRIFDAMNDVRNLKTAVDQAVKLDQHAQGTISYTVSPVHNAQTWLDMAKQIEDMGAHSLCIKDMAGLLQPYVAYDLVKQLKEEIDIPIQLHAHATTGLSTATIIKSVEAGIDRVDTAIGSMSMTYGHSATNSVVSILENSPRKTGLDLEKLEEIDAYFRPIRCKYAQFEGSLRGVDSRILLSQVPGGMLTNMENQLREQNAADKMDEVLAEIPRVRKDLGYIPLVTPTSQIVGTQSVLNVLTGERYKTITKESAGVLKGEYGATPAPVDQALQVKILDGAEPITCRPADNIAPEMHILEQEFDKVVAEKGIQLAANKIDDLMTYALFPQVGISFLENRNNPDFFEPVPQETNNCVAPDSEEGTYTVSFKGNSYTVDVSAGGDVTSMKASSDATTAAAPAAEKEIVSEVPATGGEAIGAPLSGNIWKVMVSLNQKINEGDVLVILEAMKMETEIKAARSGVVTEINIKEGDAVTVGQALLSLA
- a CDS encoding Trm112 family protein; translated protein: MIDEALLKLLVCPKSKAPLKQVGDELICEASGLAYPIDDGIPVLLEEEARKLD
- a CDS encoding OadG family protein, translating into MEQADLLTQALNLTMFGMGFVFLFLTLLVFVTKLMSVIIQKLQARISDEPEHGSNTTTLEQEIDEETKFVIEQAIKMHRGA